In the Choloepus didactylus isolate mChoDid1 chromosome 3, mChoDid1.pri, whole genome shotgun sequence genome, TCACCCACAGGTCCAGCATGCCAGCAAACAGATCAGTGCTGAGAAGCAGTACAAAGGGATCATTGATTGTGTGGTGAGAATCCCCAAGGAgcagggctttctctctttctggaggGGTAATCTGGCCAACGTGATCCGTTACTTCCCCACTCAAGCGCTCAACTTCGCCTTCAAGGACAAGTACAAGCAGATCTTCCTGGGGGGCGTGGACCGGCATAAGCAGTTCTGGCGCTACTTTGCTGGTAACCTGGCCTCCGGTGGGGCAGCCGGGGCCACCTCCCTCTGCTTTGTCTACCCGCTGGACTTTGCTAGAACCAGGTTGGCTGCCGACGTGGGCAAGGGTTTAGCCCAGCGGGAGTTCAGTGGTCTGGGCAACTGCCTCACGAAGATCTTCAAATCGGATGGCCTGAGGGGTCTCTACCAGGGTTTCAACGTTTCTGTCCAAGGCATCATTATCTACAGGGCTGCCTACTTCGGAGTCTATGATACTGCCAAGGGTGAGAGGGGGACCAGGCCTGGGAGTGGGGAGGATGGGGGTGTGAGGAGAGGATTCCGAGGGATCTGTAACTCACAaaggattttaattattttttcctagtCTCTGGGCTAAGCCGAGGCTTCTGAATGAGGAGGTAGAGCAGTGTGGATAAATCAATAGCCAAAAGTTTGTCCTCCTCCTCTCTTCATGGAAATAAACTCTTGTCTTGAGTTATTCACAGAAGAAGGGGGAGCCTAATGCTCTCTTGCTACATCAGCTGTATCAGTTACCAGGGCAACTTGGAGCAAATTCAACATACCCCTGTATACTGAGTAGAACTTTGGCTTTCCTGGATCCAGAGGGGGGCATTTACCAACTCTTATTGGCTGCTTAATTATTTATGGGGCATCCCCACAAGAAGCAGGTTCTTTCCGGAAGGGCATGGAATTGGAGGTGCAGTAGTCTCCTTTCCATCCCCACCTGCTTTTTGTTGAGCTGGTGTGAGGAATCACTTCACAGCCATTTGTCTTCTTGGCTCTGCCCACAGGAATGCTGCCTGATCCCAAGAATGTGCACATTATCGTGAGCTGGATGATTGCACAGACCGTGACAGCAGTCGCGGGGCTAGTCTCCTACCCCTTTGACACTGTTCGCCGTAGGATGATGATGCAGTCTGGCCGGAAAGGGGGTAAGCCTGAGACCTTCTTACCTAAATCTTCCTGATCTTTTGCCCAAGAACACTAGTCACTGCTCCTTTCATTCTTTGTTATTCTAAAttaattgttaaaattatttgatAAGAAGGActgaaggaagaaagataaaatttCCCTTTACATCCTTAACTATTCCTTtagagaaaatttttttttttttccttttcattgagAGATGATACAGATGGTATCTAAATATCTAGCATTATAGAGGCCTTAGGCCCACCTCTCTTAGGACCTGAGcacagaaacaaaggagaagaaTTGAAGTAATAAACTAGTTTATTTAGAGCTAAATTTTGCTTCACTTATCTAGTTATTAAAGGTGTTAGTGGGTTTGGGTGATTTTGCTGGGTCAAGGATGGCCTGAAGCAGTTTGCTGTGATGGAAAAAGTTTTAGCTTCTATGGGTTGAaacatatgaaattgccattttaaaaGTATAGAACAGTTCAGTGTTAGCAGTTTCAGATGGTTAAATCTGATAGTTGCACTTCTTATTTTAACTGTATAAACTTGGGCAGTATAATCTGAGATGAGGCCCTAGTTTTCTCATCCATAGAAATGGGACCACCTAGTTTAATACTCTCGTACCACCCCTGATCCTCTCCCATTTTTCGGTTTGATAGTTCTGCAGATTAATTGGTTAATTGCCCCCAGTTCTTCACTGATGTGAGGTAAAGGAGTAGGAATGATGAGACCCTGCCTTATAGTTGTGCAGGGAAGGAGATGTTCAGTTGAATATTGCATAATGCTGGGGCTTAAAGACCAACTAACTTTAAATTTACAAAACTGATAATACTGTGTGCAGATGTCTTTGAGTGGAAAAGTCTTTCCCCCATATTATGGAGCCCTAACCAGTATTTGTTTCCACAGCCGATATTATGTACACTGGAACAATTGACTGCTGGAGGAAGATTGCAAAAGATGAAGGAGCCAAAGCTTTCTTCAAAGGTGCCTGGTCCAATGTGTTGAGAGGCATGGGTGGTGCTTTTGTATTGGTATTGTATGATGAGATAAAAAAATTTGTCTAATGTAATTAAAACTCAAGTTCACTGGTTCCAGATCCATTGTGTGGTTTAACAGACCTTTCCTAGGGGAAATGAAAAGGCAGATCTGGGATAAAACCAGACTGAAAGGAATACCTCAGGAAAAAAAGCTTCATTGAGTGTCCATTAAACcacaaatgtattttgtatttattttacatttaaaggcccagagtaaatagaaaataacTTATCATACTTGTACAATTAACTGAAGAActgataatgaagaaaataactgaatgtGAAACATCAATAAAGATTACTTAATGCACATTCTCTACTTATTGAATTCTTTTTACTTGctaaatggattaaaaatgaaACTATTAATGCATGTTTTCTGGCATGGCTCATTTAATAAATCAGTGGCCAAGCTTCTAAATGTCAGATATTAGCTGAATGTATACTGAGTTCCTTGTAAGTCTTAAAGTTATGGTTTCCAAACTTAAGCAGGTTATGTCTATATCTCTTTTAtcttatctcttgtgttgttgcTGTAGGCTTGGAAGTGATCACGTGCATCATGGCTTCCATAACCCAGCTTTATTGTATGCCCTTTCATGTAATCTTTAGGAATCCTGAGATTTTCAAAAGCTTTGAATCATAGTTTCAGGAATTGTACATGAGTAGGAAGTGCTTTTAGTACTTCTAGAGAAGTGTGATGCCTAGAATTTTATAACAAGCGAACAGTATTTGTTGAAAATCCGTGATCAAGCTAGTACCAAATACCTATTGGGCTCTGTGGAAGATACAAAAAGACATGAACCTGGCTTGAAAGAAGCTgaaatgggggtgggagagaaaaGGGAATTGACATAGTTAAATAATGTAATGTTTAATACAATGGATCTTGGTTGAGAGATGCAGTGGGCGAAGAGAATGGTAGGAAGTGGAACTTGAAAGTAAATAACTAGATTTAGATACATGGGTATAGAAAGTATCTGCCAGTAGTTCTCCTTTTCTGTAACAATTTATCAAGACATAGAGGAAAAGTCAGTTTGGGATTTGGCTTTCATAGATTTGTGAGGAAGAGAAAGATAATTACAATTTCAAGTTGGAAATTAAGCATTTTGGGTCCAGGAGAAGACCAAACAGTTATACTTAATATAGCCCTAGTTTGTTGAGAGTGATTTGGAGGAAACAAGTCCCTACTTTCCAGCTTGAAAGGCAGGCAAATGTCTTTTATGTGATTTTCCTGAGGGGTGGGTTGGTGGGGGGTGTTGGTGATCTGTAccgtcttcatttttcttcccaagTTCTTCCACCTACTCCCTAACACCTTTTCCAACTTCAGTAAAAAGCCAGTTGCCTTGTGTTAACACAATAGCCAAGGTCTGTGTTTTATCATATCCAAGGTTGCATCTAACCTAATCTAGTAGattaaaagaaagacaaatattatctCTAGAGCCCATTTTCTGAAggccaggtgttctggtttgttctggttatacaaaataccagaaatggattggcccttaaaggggatttattaggttacaaatttacagttctaaggccataaaagtgtccaaactaaggcatcaacaagaggataccttcactgaagaaaggccgatggcgtctggaacaactctgtcagttgggaaggcatgtggctggcatctgctggtcctttgctcccagtatgcatttcaaaatggcttttccaaaatgtctctgcacctctgtctctcttagcttctctcacctcccaaggtgtttctctcttagcatctgggggtcctcttttagcttccccGGGGCATACTCTGGACTTTATCTCTTGGCTTAGtattttctgtctgcatctccaagcatctgggtctgtgtcagctcttgagctctcttaagtactccagtgaactaatcaagacccaccctgaatgggcggggcccacacctccacgggaataatttaatcaaaatcactcacctacagttgggtgagtcacatctccatggaaaaacctaATTGAAAAGTAACActctaatcaaaaatattaataagtctgccccccacaagtttgcattaaagaacatggcttttctgggggacataatagatcgaAACTGGCACACGAGGTAACAAATGTGTGTTGTTAGGGGCCTTCCAGATACTTTGTCCTCACATTGTTTTTCATCCTGAGGTTGATATGAATGGTCCAAATTCTACTGCTGATGGAGAGAAGATAAAAGCAGGGTACCCAGGCTAGTAGGGCAAATACTTTTGTGGAGCATTATCTAAAACGTAGGGCCAGCCTTTCAGTGTTTTCAAACCTATGAgtttagggtttgggggaggcCAGGAAAAACATTTGGGAACTGACAAGAATGAACAATGGGTCCTTCTCTCAGTCCAACCAGTAGTTATAATAGCTTTCTAGTTTTTAACCATCCTCTCTGATGTGGAACAGAGAGGAGAAGAggatttaacatttattaaatagcaTACAGTATCTATATTCTGCATGTGACCCAGATGTCAGCCTCCCTCATTCCTGCTAAGGTTGCCTCTAAGGTACTTAGGAGAGATTTGTCTCAAGATTTGCTCAAGTCAGTTCCTTGCTACACCAGGAATTCCTAGAATTCCTAGAACTCTAAGCCTCTGATAAAATGCTGTGATCTGGCAGCACTTCCCTTTACTGTCTTATCCTTACAATCCTCACACCTCAAGCTGTTTCACGCTTGAAGGTCTGGGAAGTTGGAAGGGGTTTACATTAAGGTAATAACCTGGAATTGAATGTCAGACTCTTGGGTGTCCGCCAGCAGGAATTTCTCACTAGCCCTCTTTTACCACAAGTGCATTGCTCCTCTTTCCACTGCCACCACCAAAAaagtgcttttcatttttttagtatTGTCTCCCTTAAAGCCTCCCTTATCGGCATCTTCTATCTTTTTAgccactttattttttaaatgtatgagaAAAATTATGGAGGATGATATAGGACTGAGCCCATAATGGTAATAATtggacaataaattaaaaaaaaacacaacttgtcttattttttttttttttttaatttcaattagcTGGATAACTGCTTCCACTCCATTATACTTTGTGTAAAATATATAGATAACTTGTGTTGAGGCAGTATTTACCAAAAACAATGGGAGGGAAagtaagctccacaagggcaatgatttttctttctcattgccATATCCCTGGAATCTAGAGGGTGTttattatttgttgaatgcaagaatgaatgaggaaaagGTGCCTCTAAAAAAGTGTAGAAACAAACTGAAGAATTTTTGCAGAAAGGCAAGTCTTCCAGTTTGGATGGAATATTGAACATGCAGAGTAGTGTGGGTGTGCAAGCATGATAAGGTCAGATAATGTAATGGATAAAAATTACTGGCTGCCTACAAGGGtcttaaattcaaatttcaagtCCATATACAACTTTATGAAGTGCATCATGCCATAAATCTCTACTTCTGTTTCTCTCGAATATCAGAGCTTGTAACAATCCATGACAAAGTATTATAGTTTTAAAGTACATTATAGTAAGATTACCTATGTCTGACATAAAACATTTACTAGAATATGATTTTTATGCTTTCtgtgtattcattttttattttcacagtCCTTTACTAGAGTGTCTTTAAATGTGACTGTAGTGTAGTTTCCCCATTTTTTTGCAACCACTTTGCAATATATTGAGTGACAGATTCTGGTTTCACATAAGCCTGAATGCTGTGGCAGATATAAAAGAATGATGTGGTCTCTGCTCTCAAGGAATTTCCCTTGCTTTATTTGGGAAGTAAAACACAGACTAAAGTCAGTATATGACAGCATACGATTTAAGTACCAAACCACATGAAATATAATCTCAAGTCAGTGCTTCCTAACCTTTCTCTAGttaaaagcttattttaaaatcaatatatGAAGTGATAAAGCTGTGGATTAGCATGATGGCAGTGAAAATGGATGTGCTGTATTTTGAAGAATGGACAGGGATGATACAGATACTGAAGAAAAGTGTTAATCAATGAGAAAGCCAAGGTTTATACCTTAatgtttgaggaaaaaaaaaagaacattacccTGATGGCAACAGAAATCCAAAGAAACCACTTGGGAAAGTCAGTGACTTCAATTTTGGACAACAATTTTGAAGTAACAGCAAAAATATCCAGGAGGGAGTCATCCTAAAACTAAAGGGACTGCTTTAagttcctaggctgcttaaagcaaatacaatTTCATAAATGGTTCgactttaacaatgggaatttattagcttacagttttgaggccaggaaaatgtccaaatcaaggcattatcaaggcaatgctttctttccaaagaccagctgctggtaatccttggcttctctgtaaTGGGACGAGGCACATggctgcatctgctggtctctcccttttcttctgggtttcattgattttagcttcttgcttcactggctttctctctgtattcattccatttataaaggactccagtaataggaataagaccaatcctgaatgaagtgggtcacaccttaactgaagtaacctcatcaaaaggtcctagtgacacaatgggttcacatccataggaatggattagacctaagaacatatttttttctagggtacatacagcttcaaaccaccacacttcaCCATCTGGTTCCCCCAAaggcatgttctttccatatgcaactatattcattcaatcacaatatcccaaaagccttaagtcattccagaaacaatgctaagtacaaagtctcaccaaaatcatttacaggtatggtctgtcctggggcacaattcccctccatctgtggacctgtgaaac is a window encoding:
- the SLC25A4 gene encoding ADP/ATP translocase 1, which encodes MSDQALSFLKDFLAGGVAAAVSKTAVAPIERVKLLLQVQHASKQISAEKQYKGIIDCVVRIPKEQGFLSFWRGNLANVIRYFPTQALNFAFKDKYKQIFLGGVDRHKQFWRYFAGNLASGGAAGATSLCFVYPLDFARTRLAADVGKGLAQREFSGLGNCLTKIFKSDGLRGLYQGFNVSVQGIIIYRAAYFGVYDTAKGMLPDPKNVHIIVSWMIAQTVTAVAGLVSYPFDTVRRRMMMQSGRKGADIMYTGTIDCWRKIAKDEGAKAFFKGAWSNVLRGMGGAFVLVLYDEIKKFV